One Nonomuraea angiospora DNA segment encodes these proteins:
- a CDS encoding TetR/AcrR family transcriptional regulator produces the protein MNAPRRADATENRARILQAAREVIANASEVRLNEIAKRAGVGQGTLYRHFPTREALLAEVYRKDVDDLVAAAPALLAEHAPLPALAGWLDRVAEYAKVKRGVFAAVEVGVWQDLSAHSLGPIGEALTTLLDAGKAEGVIRPDVDARDVILLIGYLTRLEPAEWDARAHHLLRVILDGLRGSTGLAPAGGSGLAAGRGAEPDLGVAR, from the coding sequence ATGAACGCACCCCGCCGAGCCGACGCCACCGAGAACCGCGCACGGATCCTCCAGGCCGCACGAGAGGTCATCGCGAACGCGAGCGAGGTGCGGCTCAATGAGATCGCCAAGCGGGCGGGCGTCGGCCAGGGCACCCTCTACCGCCACTTCCCGACCCGGGAGGCGCTGCTCGCCGAGGTCTACCGCAAGGACGTGGACGACCTCGTGGCCGCCGCGCCGGCGCTGCTCGCCGAGCACGCGCCGCTGCCCGCCCTGGCCGGCTGGCTGGACCGGGTGGCGGAGTACGCGAAGGTCAAGCGCGGGGTGTTCGCGGCCGTCGAGGTGGGGGTGTGGCAGGACCTGTCCGCGCACAGCCTCGGCCCGATCGGCGAGGCGCTGACCACGCTCCTCGACGCGGGCAAGGCCGAGGGCGTCATCCGCCCCGACGTGGACGCCCGCGACGTCATCCTGCTCATCGGCTACCTGACCCGCCTGGAGCCCGCGGAGTGGGACGCCCGCGCCCACCACCTCCTGCGCGTCATCCTCGACGGCCTGCGCGGGTCGACGGGGCTCGCCCCGGCCGGCGGTTCAGGACTGGCCGCAGGCCGCGGGGCAGAACCTGACCTCGGGGTAGCGCGATGA
- a CDS encoding alpha/beta hydrolase family protein has product MRHLLAAAAGLAVLAASACSAPTPPRSAAPSATPTGPATLPAPTGAHPVGTTALHLKDTSRPDPWNLDAGARELKVTLWYPAERRGGQRAPYMTPKESELTLRGGRITGVPDDTLSRTRTNAVKDAEPTGRELPLVVLSPGFTKPMNTLTSLAEDLASRGYVVAGIDHIYESYATTLADGRVAECLACDSDADPGFGTGVVAGRAADVSFVLDQLPSAWDGAGRIDRSRIAMVGQSIGGAGAMAAMVRDPRVRAGIDLDGTTYARIPKGGFSRPFMFIGSPQHVPGGGDNSWERDWKLLTGWKRWIVLTGADHQSFTDLPLLAGALGIKPAYGLLPAARAAELTRTYVGAFLDQHLKSRRQPLLDKPSSRYPEVRFCPAACGQS; this is encoded by the coding sequence ATGAGACACCTCCTGGCAGCCGCCGCCGGACTGGCCGTCCTCGCCGCGTCCGCCTGCTCCGCACCCACGCCGCCGCGCTCCGCCGCCCCCTCGGCCACGCCCACCGGCCCCGCCACCCTGCCCGCCCCGACCGGCGCCCACCCCGTCGGCACCACCGCCCTCCACCTGAAGGACACCTCCCGCCCCGACCCCTGGAACCTCGACGCCGGAGCCAGGGAGCTCAAGGTCACCCTGTGGTACCCGGCCGAGCGGCGCGGCGGGCAGCGCGCCCCGTACATGACGCCGAAGGAATCCGAGCTCACCCTGAGAGGGGGCAGGATCACGGGCGTGCCGGACGACACGCTGAGCAGGACCCGGACCAACGCCGTCAAGGACGCCGAGCCCACGGGCCGCGAGCTGCCGCTGGTGGTGCTCTCCCCGGGCTTCACCAAGCCGATGAACACCCTCACCTCCCTGGCCGAGGACCTGGCCAGCCGCGGGTACGTCGTCGCGGGCATCGACCACATCTACGAGAGCTACGCCACGACCCTGGCCGACGGGCGGGTGGCCGAATGCCTCGCCTGCGACAGCGACGCCGACCCGGGCTTCGGCACGGGGGTGGTCGCGGGCCGGGCCGCCGACGTCTCCTTCGTGCTCGACCAGCTGCCCTCGGCGTGGGACGGCGCCGGCCGGATCGACCGCTCCCGCATCGCCATGGTCGGCCAGTCCATCGGCGGGGCCGGCGCCATGGCGGCCATGGTGCGGGACCCACGGGTACGCGCCGGGATCGACCTGGACGGCACCACCTACGCCCGGATCCCCAAGGGCGGGTTCTCCCGGCCGTTCATGTTCATCGGCTCACCGCAGCACGTCCCCGGCGGCGGCGACAACTCGTGGGAGCGCGACTGGAAGCTGCTGACCGGGTGGAAGCGCTGGATCGTGCTGACGGGCGCGGACCACCAGTCCTTCACCGACCTCCCGCTGCTGGCGGGCGCCCTCGGCATCAAACCCGCCTACGGCCTGCTGCCCGCGGCGCGCGCCGCCGAGCTCACCCGCACCTACGTGGGGGCCTTCCTCGACCAGCACCTGAAGTCGCGGCGGCAACCCCTCCTGGACAAGCCGTCATCGCGCTACCCCGAGGTCAGGTTCTGCCCCGCGGCCTGCGGCCAGTCCTGA
- a CDS encoding S41 family peptidase yields the protein MVLLLVDPQAAVMTAPAAARAAAAGLALLLAAACTAPAPPRSQASTAAGTACSQPQGRPGAETATTIDVIEQAYFCILGNYYSGATLDARSLLTAGFAALTQQLNRDGRDVPEATMPALTGDRKADWAAFETAYRKITDQVPGLRDKLAVVTLEAVVAALGDDHARWAHDVERPPGYYDGDGYGLGLEANVNGEQVQSNSGTALAPLFVTTVPGGAARAAGLRPGDLIESINGSAPFIDGEATPAIAALYPRYPQARPVRLRLLRQSTGRRWSVTLEPGLYQRDLATLQVVQSKLLDDDIAYVRMRGFAPDSADRVLKAISRLRTGRTLAGVVLDLRGNGGGSPKEAIRLVSAFAHGQATAHLCTVDGRCETLRTDDTVPLLDLPLMVLTDRGCASACEHFTSAVKNLRTGVLIGTRTAGVISGPAQPYLLGNNTTLSFPTRHHLGPGHEVIDRIGVPPDHHVPLTPQDAAAGRDPALAKALALLHK from the coding sequence GTGGTTCTGCTTCTGGTGGATCCGCAGGCGGCTGTCATGACCGCGCCCGCCGCCGCCAGGGCCGCGGCCGCCGGGCTCGCCCTCCTCCTGGCGGCGGCCTGCACGGCGCCGGCCCCACCGCGCAGCCAGGCGAGCACGGCGGCCGGTACGGCCTGCTCGCAGCCCCAGGGACGCCCGGGAGCGGAGACGGCCACCACGATCGACGTCATCGAGCAGGCGTACTTCTGCATCCTCGGCAACTACTACAGCGGCGCCACCCTGGACGCCCGCTCGCTGCTGACCGCCGGATTCGCCGCCCTGACCCAGCAGCTCAACCGCGACGGGCGCGACGTGCCCGAGGCCACCATGCCGGCGCTGACCGGCGACCGGAAAGCCGACTGGGCCGCCTTCGAGACCGCCTACCGGAAGATCACCGATCAGGTGCCCGGCCTGCGCGACAAGCTGGCCGTCGTCACCCTCGAGGCCGTCGTGGCCGCCCTCGGCGACGACCACGCCCGCTGGGCGCACGACGTCGAGCGGCCACCCGGCTACTACGACGGCGACGGCTACGGCCTGGGCCTGGAGGCGAACGTCAACGGCGAGCAGGTCCAGAGCAACTCCGGCACCGCCCTCGCCCCGCTGTTCGTCACCACCGTGCCGGGCGGCGCGGCGCGGGCCGCCGGACTGCGCCCCGGCGACCTCATCGAGTCGATCAACGGCTCGGCCCCCTTCATCGACGGCGAGGCCACCCCCGCGATCGCCGCCCTCTACCCGCGATACCCGCAGGCGCGGCCGGTCCGGCTGCGGCTGCTGCGGCAGAGCACCGGCCGCCGCTGGAGCGTCACGCTCGAACCCGGCCTCTACCAGCGCGACCTGGCCACCCTGCAAGTGGTGCAGTCGAAGCTGCTGGACGACGACATCGCCTACGTACGGATGCGCGGGTTCGCCCCCGACTCCGCCGACAGGGTTCTCAAGGCGATCTCCAGGCTGCGCACCGGCCGCACCCTCGCCGGCGTCGTACTGGACCTGCGCGGCAACGGCGGCGGCAGCCCCAAGGAGGCGATCCGGCTGGTGAGCGCGTTCGCCCACGGCCAGGCCACCGCCCACCTGTGCACCGTGGACGGCAGGTGCGAGACCTTGCGCACCGACGACACCGTCCCCCTGCTCGACCTGCCCCTCATGGTGCTCACCGACCGCGGCTGCGCGTCGGCCTGCGAACACTTCACCTCCGCGGTCAAGAACCTGCGCACCGGCGTGCTGATCGGCACCAGGACCGCCGGCGTCATCTCCGGACCGGCGCAGCCGTACCTGCTCGGCAACAACACCACGCTGAGCTTCCCCACCCGGCACCACCTGGGGCCCGGGCACGAGGTGATCGACCGGATCGGCGTGCCGCCCGACCACCACGTACCCCTCACCCCTCAGGACGCGGCCGCCGGGCGCGACCCCGCGCTGGCCAAGGCCCTGGCCCTGCTGCACAAGTGA
- a CDS encoding ABC transporter permease subunit translates to MIWLTWRQLRGSAATMAAVLVVLAVVLALTGPDLATRYSAGIAACTQDGTCDRFYNRFFGAYETPFMAVNLTVLLLPALVGIFWGAPLITRELEASTHLLVWNQSITRGRWLAVKLGLTGLAAMAAACLCALAASWWSDPLDKSASENLALMAPLVFGARGIAPIGYAAFAFVLGVTVGMLARRTLPAMALTLAVFAAIQLAMPLLVRAHLMPPATGAFQLSQANVENLGISREGGGPVRILLKSAVPGQAGAWVLSSTMTDPSGRTISDDDGGAAIQVSTTSGPCSPSAAGGDGCVAEINRLGYRQHAAYQPLQRFWPFQWIETGIYALLTLGLTWFCFWWIRRRLS, encoded by the coding sequence ATGATCTGGCTGACCTGGCGCCAGCTGCGCGGCTCGGCCGCGACGATGGCCGCCGTCCTCGTCGTTCTCGCCGTCGTCCTGGCCCTGACCGGCCCGGACCTGGCCACCCGCTACTCCGCCGGGATCGCCGCCTGCACCCAGGACGGCACCTGCGACCGCTTCTACAACCGCTTCTTCGGCGCGTACGAGACGCCCTTCATGGCCGTCAACCTCACCGTGCTGCTCCTACCCGCCCTCGTCGGGATCTTCTGGGGAGCGCCGTTGATCACCCGCGAGCTCGAGGCGAGCACGCACCTGCTGGTCTGGAACCAGAGCATCACCCGCGGCCGCTGGCTGGCGGTCAAACTCGGGCTCACCGGCCTGGCCGCCATGGCCGCCGCGTGCCTGTGCGCCCTCGCGGCGAGCTGGTGGTCCGACCCCTTGGACAAGTCGGCCTCGGAGAACCTCGCCCTCATGGCTCCCCTGGTGTTCGGCGCGCGCGGCATCGCCCCGATCGGGTACGCGGCCTTCGCCTTCGTCCTCGGCGTCACCGTGGGCATGCTGGCACGCCGCACGCTGCCCGCCATGGCCCTCACCCTGGCCGTCTTCGCCGCGATCCAGCTCGCCATGCCGCTGCTGGTCCGCGCCCACCTGATGCCCCCGGCCACCGGCGCCTTCCAGCTCAGCCAGGCGAACGTGGAAAACCTCGGCATATCACGAGAGGGAGGCGGGCCTGTGCGGATCCTTCTCAAATCAGCCGTTCCGGGCCAGGCCGGCGCCTGGGTCCTGTCCAGCACCATGACCGATCCGTCCGGACGCACGATCTCCGACGACGACGGCGGAGCCGCCATCCAGGTCTCCACGACATCGGGACCCTGCTCACCGTCGGCCGCGGGCGGCGACGGCTGCGTCGCCGAGATCAACCGGCTCGGCTACCGCCAGCACGCGGCCTACCAGCCCCTGCAGCGCTTCTGGCCCTTCCAGTGGATCGAGACCGGGATCTACGCCCTGCTCACCCTCGGCCTGACGTGGTTCTGCTTCTGGTGGATCCGCAGGCGGCTGTCATGA
- a CDS encoding ABC transporter ATP-binding protein → MNAVLQAQALGRKYGRRWALRECTIDIPAGHVVGLVGPNGAGKTTLLKLAGGQLHPSAGGITVLGDRPAATPAQLARIGFVAQDTPVYPGLTVAEHLRLGARLNPRWDAAAARERVARLGLVPAHRAGRLSGGQRAQLALTLGLAKRPELLILDEPVASLDPLARREFLQGLMEATVEHEFSVVLSSHLVSDLERVCDFLIVLVDSRVQVAGEVDDLLATHHRLTGPRRDPDRLPAGQHVISARHTERQSTFIIRTDGPIHDPAWTVSRLSLEDLVLAYMDKRTADHRRVALEVRR, encoded by the coding sequence GTGAACGCCGTCCTGCAGGCCCAGGCACTGGGCAGGAAATACGGCAGACGCTGGGCGCTGCGCGAGTGCACCATCGACATCCCGGCGGGCCACGTCGTCGGGCTGGTCGGCCCCAACGGTGCCGGCAAGACCACGCTGCTGAAGCTCGCCGGCGGCCAGCTCCACCCCTCCGCGGGCGGCATCACGGTGCTCGGCGACCGGCCGGCGGCCACGCCCGCCCAGCTGGCCAGGATCGGGTTCGTCGCCCAGGACACCCCCGTCTACCCGGGGCTGACCGTCGCCGAACACCTGCGGCTGGGAGCCCGGCTCAACCCCCGCTGGGACGCAGCCGCGGCACGCGAGCGCGTCGCGCGGCTCGGACTCGTCCCCGCCCACCGGGCGGGCAGGCTGTCCGGCGGCCAGCGCGCCCAGCTCGCCCTCACCCTGGGCCTGGCCAAGCGGCCCGAGCTGCTGATCCTGGACGAGCCGGTCGCCTCGCTCGACCCGCTGGCCCGCCGCGAGTTCCTGCAGGGACTGATGGAGGCCACCGTCGAGCACGAGTTCAGCGTCGTGCTCTCCTCCCACCTGGTCTCCGACCTGGAACGGGTCTGCGACTTCCTCATCGTGCTCGTCGACTCCCGCGTCCAGGTGGCCGGCGAGGTCGACGACCTGCTGGCCACCCATCACCGGCTCACCGGCCCCCGCCGCGACCCCGACCGGCTGCCCGCCGGCCAGCACGTGATCTCCGCGCGCCACACCGAACGGCAGAGCACGTTCATCATCCGTACCGACGGCCCGATCCACGACCCCGCCTGGACGGTCAGCCGGCTCAGCCTGGAGGACCTCGTCCTGGCCTACATGGACAAACGCACCGCCGACCACCGGCGCGTCGCCCTGGAGGTCCGGCGATGA
- a CDS encoding GntR family transcriptional regulator, producing MIEFHLDGRSGVSPYLQMVQQVRHALRLGVLREGDQLPTVKEVVAQLAINANTVLKAYRELEHEGLVAARPGVGTFVTATLADTSLAAHGPLRMELQRWLAKARRAGLDDESIEALFMTTFRTFAQEDIA from the coding sequence GTGATCGAGTTCCATCTGGACGGCAGGTCGGGTGTCTCGCCGTACCTGCAGATGGTCCAGCAAGTACGGCACGCGCTGCGGCTCGGCGTGCTGCGCGAGGGCGACCAGCTGCCGACCGTCAAGGAGGTCGTGGCGCAGCTGGCGATCAACGCCAACACCGTCCTCAAGGCCTACCGCGAACTCGAGCACGAGGGCCTGGTCGCCGCCCGGCCGGGGGTGGGGACGTTCGTGACCGCGACGCTCGCCGACACCTCCCTGGCCGCGCACGGCCCGCTGCGGATGGAGCTGCAGCGCTGGCTGGCCAAGGCCCGCCGAGCCGGTCTCGACGACGAAAGCATCGAGGCGCTCTTCATGACCACTTTTCGGACCTTCGCTCAGGAGGACATAGCGTGA
- a CDS encoding TetR/AcrR family transcriptional regulator: MPGHPSQMEPAQELRADARHNRARILEAAREAYATRGLDVPMAAIARRAGVGVATLYRRFPSRESLITEVFGDELATCASVVDEALADPDPWRGFCSMIETVCAMQVADRGFTEAFLTAFPDAIDYERTRVRAEQGLAEVVRRAKAAGRLRADFDPADLTLLLKANCGVATGTSEVAAAGSRRLVAYLLQAFRAEHAEPLPPAPPLTLDSLHGPAAAR, encoded by the coding sequence ATGCCTGGTCATCCCTCTCAGATGGAGCCCGCGCAGGAGCTGCGGGCCGACGCGCGGCACAACCGCGCGCGCATCCTCGAGGCCGCGCGGGAGGCGTACGCCACGCGCGGGCTCGACGTGCCCATGGCGGCCATCGCGCGGCGCGCCGGGGTGGGCGTGGCCACGCTCTACCGGCGCTTCCCGTCGCGGGAGTCGCTGATCACGGAGGTGTTCGGCGACGAGCTGGCCACGTGCGCGTCGGTCGTGGACGAGGCGCTGGCCGATCCGGACCCGTGGCGGGGGTTCTGCTCGATGATCGAGACGGTGTGCGCGATGCAGGTCGCCGACCGGGGGTTCACCGAGGCGTTCCTGACGGCGTTCCCCGACGCGATCGACTACGAGCGCACGCGGGTGCGGGCCGAGCAGGGCCTCGCCGAGGTGGTGCGGCGGGCCAAGGCCGCGGGGCGGCTGCGGGCCGACTTCGACCCGGCCGACCTGACGCTGCTGCTCAAGGCCAACTGCGGCGTCGCCACCGGGACGAGCGAGGTCGCGGCGGCGGGGTCGCGGCGGCTGGTGGCGTACCTGCTGCAGGCCTTCCGCGCCGAGCACGCCGAGCCCCTGCCGCCGGCGCCGCCCCTCACCCTCGACTCTCTGCACGGGCCGGCGGCGGCGCGGTAG
- a CDS encoding NAD(P)-dependent alcohol dehydrogenase, with product MNATEMRAALFDRYGPPEVLYVGTAPRPVPRSGEVLVRVHAISVNGGELHGRAGKVRLVTGLTRRGFPKRMGLDFTGEVVALGPDPAAPGPRVGDRVWGVLGRTFGSAAEYLAVRPGQLSLVPEGLDLVEAAALPVGTTAITALRDKAELRPGERLLVRGGSGGVGVVAVQLGRALGAHVTALAGARNLDLVRDLGAHEVHDYATTRPADLPRFDVVLDTVGTQHPAYRRLLTPSGRMVAIAFDVDRAASALSYLAASTVYGRRRVRFFSGRPTHRLFADLARYVESGAIRPVVDTVFPLEEIAKAHRALEAGGVRGKIIVRLV from the coding sequence ATGAATGCGACGGAGATGCGCGCGGCCCTGTTCGACCGGTACGGGCCGCCGGAGGTGCTCTATGTGGGCACGGCGCCCAGGCCGGTCCCCAGGTCCGGGGAGGTGCTGGTGCGCGTGCACGCCATCAGCGTGAACGGCGGCGAGCTGCACGGCCGGGCGGGCAAGGTGCGGCTCGTGACGGGGCTGACGCGGCGGGGCTTCCCGAAACGGATGGGGCTCGACTTCACCGGCGAGGTCGTCGCCCTGGGCCCGGACCCGGCCGCACCCGGCCCCCGGGTGGGCGACCGGGTGTGGGGCGTGCTCGGCCGCACGTTCGGCAGCGCCGCCGAGTACCTGGCCGTCCGCCCCGGCCAGCTGTCCCTCGTCCCGGAGGGCCTGGACCTGGTGGAGGCCGCGGCGCTCCCCGTGGGCACGACGGCGATCACGGCGCTGCGCGACAAGGCGGAGCTGCGGCCGGGCGAGCGCCTGCTCGTCCGGGGCGGCAGCGGGGGCGTGGGCGTCGTCGCGGTGCAGCTCGGCAGGGCGCTCGGCGCCCACGTCACCGCCCTGGCCGGGGCGCGCAACCTCGACCTCGTCCGCGACCTCGGCGCCCACGAGGTCCACGACTACGCCACCACGCGGCCCGCGGATCTGCCCCGCTTCGACGTGGTCCTGGACACCGTCGGCACCCAGCACCCCGCCTACCGGCGCCTGCTGACCCCGTCGGGCCGCATGGTGGCGATCGCCTTCGACGTCGACCGGGCCGCCTCGGCCCTGTCGTACCTGGCCGCCTCCACCGTGTACGGCCGGCGGCGCGTGCGCTTCTTCAGCGGCCGGCCCACCCACCGCCTTTTCGCCGATCTCGCCCGGTACGTGGAGAGCGGCGCCATCCGCCCGGTCGTGGACACCGTGTTCCCTCTGGAGGAGATCGCCAAGGCGCACCGGGCCCTGGAGGCGGGCGGCGTACGCGGCAAGATCATCGTCCGGTTGGTCTGA
- a CDS encoding CoA-binding protein, with protein sequence MTELGRYQDPLTIQRVLHSTRTIAIVGLSGNELRASYFVGYYLKRHGYRVIPVNPREKEILGETSYPSLLDVPVPVDLVNVFRAPDALPAIAEETVAIRAAALWCQFGVINEEGARIAGDGGVTVIMDRCLKVEHARYVGRMHWLGFNTQRITSVRAGLQ encoded by the coding sequence ATGACCGAGCTCGGGCGATACCAGGACCCGCTGACGATCCAGCGCGTACTCCACTCCACCAGGACGATCGCGATCGTGGGCCTGTCGGGCAACGAGCTGCGCGCCAGCTACTTCGTCGGCTACTACCTCAAGCGGCACGGCTACCGGGTGATCCCCGTGAACCCCCGCGAGAAGGAGATCCTCGGGGAGACCAGCTACCCGAGCCTGCTCGACGTGCCCGTGCCGGTGGACCTCGTGAACGTCTTCCGCGCGCCGGACGCGCTGCCCGCCATCGCGGAGGAGACCGTGGCGATTCGCGCCGCCGCCCTCTGGTGCCAGTTCGGCGTGATCAACGAGGAGGGCGCGCGGATCGCCGGGGACGGCGGCGTGACCGTGATCATGGACCGCTGCCTCAAGGTCGAGCACGCCCGGTATGTGGGCCGGATGCACTGGCTCGGCTTCAACACCCAGCGCATCACGTCCGTCCGCGCCGGCCTCCAGTAG
- a CDS encoding O-acetylhomoserine aminocarboxypropyltransferase/cysteine synthase family protein: protein MTDQLPRAEQAREFGFETRQLHAGQRPDPNTGARAVPIFQTTSYVFEDPESAAAYFNLQEYGNTYSRIMNPTVAVFEERVANLEGGSGAVAFASGIAAQAAALFTLLQPGDHVVSSSALYGGTVNQLKHLLRKMGVELTWVDPDDPDAWRRAVRADTKAFFGETIGNPAGNVLDIETVAAIAHEHGLPLIVDNTFATPYLCRPIEWGADIVIHSATKFIGGHGTSIGGVVVEAGTFDWSNGRFPVVADPSPAYHGLRFHETFGTYGYLMKLRAETLRDLGAALSPFNAFLFLQGLETLSLRMDRHVDNARAVATFLQSHELAANVTYPGLPESRYRPLVEKYLPRGAGAVFSFDCAGGRTGGQTLIGGLTLWSHLANVGDAKSLVIHPASTTHRQLGDDELRAAGVGPGTVRLSVGTESVEDLIWDLEQGFARVAGTIGKKVETP from the coding sequence GTGACCGATCAGCTCCCCCGTGCCGAGCAGGCCCGCGAGTTCGGGTTCGAGACCCGGCAACTGCACGCCGGCCAGCGGCCCGACCCGAACACGGGCGCCCGCGCGGTGCCGATCTTCCAGACGACCAGCTACGTCTTCGAAGACCCCGAATCCGCGGCGGCGTACTTCAACCTGCAGGAGTACGGCAACACCTACTCGCGCATCATGAACCCGACCGTCGCGGTGTTCGAGGAGCGGGTGGCCAACCTCGAGGGCGGCAGCGGCGCGGTGGCCTTCGCCAGCGGGATCGCCGCGCAGGCGGCCGCGCTGTTCACGCTGCTGCAGCCGGGCGACCACGTCGTCTCGTCCTCGGCGCTGTACGGCGGGACGGTCAACCAGCTCAAGCACCTGCTGCGCAAGATGGGCGTGGAGCTGACGTGGGTCGATCCCGACGACCCGGACGCCTGGCGCCGGGCGGTACGGGCGGACACGAAGGCGTTCTTCGGCGAGACGATCGGCAATCCCGCCGGGAACGTGCTGGACATCGAGACCGTGGCGGCCATCGCCCACGAGCACGGGCTGCCGCTGATCGTGGACAACACGTTCGCGACACCATACCTGTGCCGCCCGATCGAGTGGGGCGCCGACATCGTGATCCACTCGGCGACCAAGTTCATCGGCGGCCACGGCACGAGCATCGGCGGCGTCGTGGTCGAGGCCGGCACGTTCGACTGGTCCAACGGGCGGTTCCCGGTGGTCGCGGACCCGTCGCCCGCCTACCACGGCCTGCGCTTCCACGAGACGTTCGGGACGTACGGCTACCTGATGAAACTGCGGGCCGAGACCCTGCGCGACCTCGGCGCGGCGCTCTCGCCGTTCAACGCCTTCCTGTTCCTGCAGGGGCTCGAGACGCTGTCGCTGCGCATGGACCGCCACGTCGACAACGCGCGGGCGGTCGCGACGTTCCTGCAGTCGCACGAACTGGCCGCCAACGTGACCTACCCCGGCCTGCCGGAGAGCCGGTACCGGCCGCTGGTGGAGAAGTACCTGCCGCGCGGCGCCGGCGCCGTCTTCTCCTTCGACTGCGCCGGCGGCCGGACCGGCGGGCAGACCCTCATCGGCGGCCTGACCCTCTGGTCCCACCTGGCGAACGTCGGCGACGCCAAGAGCCTGGTCATCCACCCCGCCAGCACGACGCACCGCCAGCTCGGCGACGACGAACTGCGGGCGGCCGGCGTCGGGCCGGGGACGGTGCGGCTGTCGGTCGGCACCGAGTCCGTCGAGGACCTGATCTGGGACCTGGAGCAGGGGTTCGCCCGCGTCGCCGGGACGATCGGAAAGAAGGTGGAGACGCCATGA
- the metX gene encoding homoserine O-acetyltransferase MetX produces the protein MSQPAPTLAAGTVGTVETQHLDLPEPVRLDCGRELHPVRVAYETYGVLSPRRDNVILVCHALSGDAHAAGLAKAPSGQSTRDGFGAEDRDGAGGKGLGWWDGMIGPGKAFDTDRFFVICTNLLGGCRGTTGPSSTDPATGRPYGPDFPVVTVADMVRTQRAFLDALGIERLAAVAGGSLGGMQALQWAVLFPDQVDAVVAIASTHALHPQGVAWNAIARDSIMRDPAWQGGRYYGTGRAPAGGMGVARMVGHITYLSAPALSEKFGRRLQSADAPRYTITEAEFEVESYLRHQADSFVKRFDANTYLYTSRALTYFDLARQHGGGALSPALEGVRARTLLIAFSSDWLYPPSASAEIEQALRGLGKPVEFEVIEAPYGHDCFLLEEARQTPIIRRFLAGATSRKGSS, from the coding sequence ATGTCGCAGCCAGCCCCGACGCTCGCGGCCGGCACGGTCGGCACGGTGGAGACCCAGCACCTCGACCTGCCGGAGCCGGTCCGCCTCGACTGCGGCCGGGAGCTGCACCCGGTGCGCGTGGCCTACGAGACCTACGGCGTCCTGTCGCCCCGGCGCGACAACGTGATCCTGGTGTGTCACGCGCTCAGCGGCGACGCCCATGCCGCGGGCCTGGCCAAGGCGCCGTCCGGCCAGAGCACGCGCGACGGGTTCGGGGCCGAGGACCGCGACGGCGCGGGCGGCAAGGGGCTCGGCTGGTGGGACGGCATGATCGGGCCCGGCAAGGCGTTCGACACCGACCGGTTCTTCGTCATCTGCACGAACCTGCTCGGCGGCTGCCGCGGGACGACGGGCCCGTCTTCGACCGACCCGGCGACGGGCAGGCCGTACGGGCCGGACTTCCCCGTGGTCACGGTCGCGGACATGGTACGCACGCAGCGGGCGTTCCTCGACGCCCTGGGCATCGAGCGGCTGGCGGCGGTGGCCGGGGGCTCGCTCGGCGGGATGCAGGCGCTGCAGTGGGCGGTCCTGTTCCCCGACCAGGTCGACGCGGTCGTGGCGATCGCCAGCACGCACGCCCTCCACCCGCAGGGGGTGGCCTGGAACGCGATCGCGCGTGACTCGATCATGCGCGATCCGGCCTGGCAGGGCGGCCGCTACTACGGCACGGGCCGCGCGCCGGCGGGCGGCATGGGGGTGGCGCGGATGGTCGGCCACATCACGTACCTGTCCGCGCCCGCGCTGAGCGAGAAGTTCGGCAGGCGGCTGCAGTCCGCCGACGCCCCGCGCTACACGATCACCGAGGCGGAGTTCGAGGTGGAGAGCTACCTGCGCCACCAGGCCGACTCGTTCGTCAAGCGCTTCGACGCCAACACCTACCTCTACACCTCGCGCGCGCTGACGTATTTCGACCTCGCGCGGCAGCACGGCGGCGGGGCTCTCTCGCCGGCGCTCGAAGGCGTTCGCGCGCGGACGCTGCTGATCGCCTTCAGCTCCGACTGGCTCTACCCGCCGTCGGCGTCGGCGGAGATCGAGCAGGCGCTGCGCGGCCTCGGCAAACCGGTCGAGTTCGAGGTGATCGAGGCTCCGTACGGCCACGACTGCTTCCTGCTCGAGGAGGCGCGGCAGACGCCCATCATCCGCCGGTTCCTGGCCGGGGCGACGTCGAGGAAGGGGTCTTCGTGA